In Trifolium pratense cultivar HEN17-A07 linkage group LG7, ARS_RC_1.1, whole genome shotgun sequence, a genomic segment contains:
- the LOC123900018 gene encoding protein MIZU-KUSSEI 1: protein MTHHHQQKLILQRSKSTTTTRNNRIIPSNHHHQRLSESDDFSGKLLIKQGSSPSISSFSNHNQQSSKPPTTKKLSSLIRSFLNILTFQTIIPTCNWLTIPSTLSSTSISPSLGRKVTGTLFGNRRGHISFAVQLHPRAEPLLLLELAMSTSSLVKEMSSGLVRIALECRKTTQVSGGLHSNNENRGRQRLFHEPEWTMYCNGRKCGYVTSRTCGELDLHVLSTVQSVSVGAGVIPMLEEDGGGCGGSEGELMYMRARFERVVGSRDSEAFYMLNPDGNGGPELSIFLLRI from the coding sequence ATGacacatcatcatcaacaaaaacTTATCCTCCAAAGAAGCAAAAGCACCACCACCACAAGAAACAACAGAATCATCCCTtcaaaccaccaccaccaacgaCTCTCAGAATCCGATGATTTCTCCGGCAAACTTCTTATAAAGCAAGGATCATCACCCTCAATCTCTTCCTTTTCAAATCACAATCAACAATCCTCAAAACCACCAACAACAAAGAAGCTTTCTTCACTCATACGTTCATTTCTCAACATCTTAACTTTCCAAACCATAATCCCAACGTGCAACTGGCTCACCATACCTTCTACGCTCTCATCCACTTCCATCTCCCCTTCTCTAGGCCGTAAAGTCACCGGAACACTCTTTGGAAACCGCCGTGGCCATATCTCCTTTGCCGTTCAGCTCCACCCTCGAGCCGAGCCTCTACTTCTTCTCGAGCTAGCGATGTCAACTTCCTCTCTTGTCAAAGAGATGTCTTCCGGTCTCGTCCGCATCGCGCTCGAGTGCCGAAAGACAACACAGGTCTCTGGCGGCCTCCATTCGAATAATGAAAACAGAGGTCGCCAGAGGCTTTTTCATGAGCCTGAGTGGACCATGTATTGCAACGGGAGGAAGTGTGGGTATGTCACGTCACGCACGTGCGGGGAATTAGACTTGCACGTGCTGAGCACGGTACAGAGTGTTTCTGTTGGTGCTGGAGTGATTCCGATGTTGGAGGAGGACGGTGGTGGTTGCGGCGGGTCAGAGGGTGAGTTGATGTACATGAGAGCTAGATTTGAACGAGTCGTTGGGAGCCGTGACTCGGAAGCATTTTACATGTTGAATCCTGATGGTAATGGAGGACCTGAACTTAGTATTTTTCTATTGAGAATATGA